The proteins below are encoded in one region of Mycobacterium shinjukuense:
- the eccCa gene encoding type VII secretion protein EccCa, whose product MTTKKFTPTITRGPRLTPGEINLTPPDDLGIDIPPSGVQKILPYVMGGAMLGMIAIMFAGGRQLSPYMLMMPLMMIVMMVGTMAGGTGGGGKKVPEINADRKEYLRYLAGLRSRVTSSASSQVTFFSYHAPHPGDLLSLVGTQRQWSRPANSDFYAAARIGIGDQPAVDRLLRPAVGGELAAATAAPQPYLEPVSHMWVVKFLRTHGLIHDCPKLVQLRSFPTIAIGGDPAGAAGLLSAMICHLAVFHPPDLLQIRVLTDDPDDPDWCWLKWLPHVQHPTETDAAGPARMISTRPDSLADLAARGPHAPDSLPTGPYIVVVDLTGGKAGFPPDGRAGVTVITLGNHRGSAYRIRVAEDGTADDRLPGQSFRLVTSVADRMTPNEATRLARRLAGWSITGTILDKTSRVQRKVATEWHQLVGAKSVEDITPARWRMYTDTDRDRLRIPFGHELKTGNVMYLDIKEGAEFGAGPHGMLIGTTGSGKSEFLRTLILSLVAMTHPDQVNLLLTDFKGGSTFLGMEKLPHTAAVVTNMAEEAELVSRMGEVLTGELDRRQSILRQAGMQVGAAGALSGVAEYEKYRERGADLPPLPTLFVVVDEFAELLQSHPDFIGLFDRICRVGRSLRVHLLLATQSLQTGGVRIDKLEPNLTYRIALRTTSSHESKAVIGTPEAQYITNKESGVGFLRVGMEDPVKFSTFYISGPYVPPTKADTDGEAGGGGPHIARQAMRIRRFTAAPVVEPGASPARAGALTS is encoded by the coding sequence ATGACAACGAAGAAGTTCACCCCGACCATCACCCGCGGCCCGCGATTGACCCCGGGCGAGATCAACCTCACCCCTCCCGATGACCTCGGGATCGACATCCCGCCGTCGGGCGTGCAGAAGATCCTGCCGTACGTGATGGGTGGCGCGATGCTCGGCATGATCGCGATCATGTTCGCCGGCGGCCGGCAGTTATCGCCATACATGCTGATGATGCCGTTGATGATGATCGTGATGATGGTCGGCACCATGGCCGGCGGCACCGGCGGCGGCGGCAAGAAGGTGCCCGAAATCAACGCCGACCGTAAGGAATACCTGCGTTATCTGGCCGGATTGCGCTCGCGGGTGACGTCCTCGGCCAGCTCGCAGGTGACGTTCTTCAGCTACCACGCCCCCCATCCCGGCGATCTGCTCTCGCTGGTGGGCACCCAGCGGCAGTGGTCCCGGCCCGCCAACAGCGACTTTTACGCGGCTGCCCGCATCGGGATCGGTGACCAGCCGGCGGTCGATCGACTGTTGAGGCCGGCCGTCGGCGGCGAACTGGCGGCCGCCACCGCCGCCCCTCAGCCGTATCTGGAGCCGGTCAGCCACATGTGGGTGGTCAAGTTCCTGCGCACCCATGGTCTGATCCACGACTGCCCGAAACTGGTGCAGCTGCGCTCGTTTCCGACGATCGCGATCGGTGGCGACCCGGCGGGGGCGGCGGGATTGTTGAGCGCGATGATCTGCCACCTGGCGGTATTTCATCCGCCGGACCTGCTGCAGATCCGGGTGCTCACCGACGATCCCGATGACCCGGATTGGTGCTGGCTGAAATGGCTCCCGCACGTTCAGCATCCGACCGAAACCGACGCCGCCGGGCCGGCACGGATGATCAGCACCCGCCCGGACAGTCTGGCCGATCTGGCCGCCCGCGGCCCGCACGCTCCGGATTCGCTGCCCACCGGCCCCTACATCGTCGTGGTCGACCTGACCGGCGGCAAGGCCGGGTTCCCACCCGACGGCAGGGCCGGTGTCACCGTGATCACGCTCGGCAACCACCGCGGCTCGGCCTACCGGATCAGGGTCGCCGAGGACGGGACCGCCGACGACCGGCTGCCGGGTCAGTCGTTTCGCCTGGTGACCTCGGTGGCCGACCGCATGACACCGAACGAAGCCACCCGCCTGGCCAGGAGGCTGGCCGGTTGGTCGATCACCGGCACCATCCTCGACAAGACGTCGCGGGTGCAGAGGAAGGTGGCCACCGAGTGGCACCAGCTTGTCGGCGCCAAGAGCGTCGAGGACATCACGCCCGCCCGCTGGCGGATGTACACCGACACCGACCGCGACCGGCTGCGGATCCCGTTCGGTCACGAACTCAAGACCGGCAACGTCATGTACCTCGACATCAAGGAAGGAGCGGAGTTCGGCGCTGGCCCGCACGGGATGCTCATCGGCACCACCGGGTCCGGTAAGTCGGAGTTCCTGCGCACCCTGATCCTGTCGCTGGTAGCCATGACCCACCCCGACCAGGTGAATCTGTTGCTCACCGATTTCAAGGGCGGCTCGACATTTCTGGGGATGGAAAAGCTTCCGCACACCGCCGCCGTCGTGACCAACATGGCCGAGGAGGCCGAACTGGTCAGCAGGATGGGTGAGGTGCTCACCGGCGAGCTCGACCGCCGGCAGTCGATTCTGCGCCAGGCCGGGATGCAGGTGGGCGCGGCGGGCGCGCTGTCCGGTGTGGCCGAATACGAGAAGTACCGAGAGCGCGGCGCCGACCTCCCGCCGCTGCCAACGCTGTTCGTCGTCGTCGATGAGTTCGCCGAACTGCTGCAAAGTCACCCCGACTTCATCGGCCTGTTCGACCGGATCTGCCGCGTTGGCAGGTCGCTGCGGGTGCATCTGTTGCTGGCGACCCAGTCACTGCAAACCGGCGGTGTGCGCATCGACAAACTCGAGCCCAACCTGACCTACCGGATCGCGTTGCGCACCACCAGCTCTCACGAATCGAAGGCGGTCATCGGCACCCCGGAGGCGCAATACATCACCAACAAAGAGAGCGGTGTCGGGTTTCTGCGGGTCGGCATGGAGGATCCGGTCAAGTTCAGCACGTTCTACATCAGCGGCCCCTATGTCCCGCCCACGAAGGCCGACACCGACGGCGAGGCCGGCGGGGGTGGGCCGCATATCGCCCGGCAAGCCATGCGAATTCGCCGGTTCACCGCGGCCCCGGTCGTTGAGCCGGGGGCAAGCCCCGCTCGCGCGGGAGCGCTGACGTCATGA
- the eccCb gene encoding type VII secretion protein EccCb, translating into MTTPPGTQTLREVILDQLSTAESRAYKMWLPPLTDPTPLNELIARDRRQPLRFALGIMDEPRRHLQDVWGVDVSGAGGNIGIGGAPQTGKSTLLQTLVMSAAATHSPRNVQFYCIDLGGGGLIYLENLPHVGGVASRSEPDKVNRVVAEMQSVMRQREATFKEHRVGSIAMYRQLRDDPSQPVAADPYGDVFLIIDGWPAFVSEFPDLEGQVQDLAAQGLSFGVHVIISTPRWTELKSRVRDYLGTKIEFRLGDVNETQIDRIAREIPANRPGRAVSLEKHHLMIGVPRFDGVHSTENLVEAMTAGVAQISAQHTDQAPPVRMLPARIHLHELDPNPPGPGSDYRTRWEIPIGLRETDLSVAYSHMHTNPHLLIFGAAKSGKTTIAHAIARAICARNSPQQVRFMLADYRSGLLDAVPDTHLLAAGAINRNSASLDEAVKALAVNLKKRLPPTDLTTAQLRSRSWWSGFDVVLLVDDWHMIVGAAGGMPPMAPLTPLLPAAADIGLHIIVTCQMSQAYKATMDKFVGAAFGSGAPTMFLSGEKQEFPSSEFKVKRRPPGQAFLVSPEGKEVIQAPYIEPVEEVFAAPPSAG; encoded by the coding sequence ATGACCACCCCACCAGGAACCCAGACGTTGCGTGAGGTGATCCTGGATCAGCTCAGCACCGCCGAATCGCGGGCCTACAAGATGTGGCTGCCGCCGCTGACCGACCCCACCCCGCTCAACGAGCTGATCGCGCGCGACCGGCGACAGCCGTTGCGCTTCGCGTTGGGGATCATGGACGAACCGCGCCGGCATCTGCAGGACGTGTGGGGTGTCGACGTGTCCGGGGCGGGCGGCAACATCGGCATCGGAGGCGCGCCGCAAACCGGCAAGTCCACCCTGCTGCAGACGCTGGTGATGTCGGCCGCCGCCACGCACTCACCGCGCAATGTCCAGTTCTACTGCATCGACCTCGGCGGCGGCGGTCTGATCTATCTGGAGAACCTGCCGCACGTCGGCGGGGTCGCGAGCCGGTCCGAGCCGGACAAGGTCAACCGGGTGGTCGCGGAGATGCAATCGGTGATGCGGCAACGCGAGGCCACCTTCAAGGAACACCGGGTGGGCTCGATCGCGATGTATCGACAGTTGCGCGACGACCCGAGCCAACCCGTCGCGGCCGATCCATACGGCGACGTATTCCTGATCATCGACGGCTGGCCGGCCTTCGTCAGTGAGTTTCCCGATCTTGAAGGGCAAGTCCAGGACCTGGCCGCGCAGGGGCTGTCGTTCGGCGTTCACGTCATCATTTCCACACCACGCTGGACGGAACTGAAGTCGAGGGTCCGCGACTACCTGGGCACCAAGATCGAGTTCCGGCTGGGCGACGTCAACGAAACCCAGATCGACCGCATCGCCCGGGAGATCCCGGCGAACCGTCCCGGCCGGGCGGTGTCGCTGGAAAAGCACCACCTGATGATCGGGGTGCCCCGGTTTGACGGCGTGCACAGCACCGAGAACCTGGTGGAGGCGATGACTGCGGGGGTGGCGCAGATCTCGGCTCAGCACACCGACCAGGCGCCGCCGGTCCGGATGCTGCCGGCGCGCATCCATCTGCACGAACTCGACCCCAACCCGCCCGGCCCCGGGTCCGACTACCGCACCCGCTGGGAGATTCCGATCGGCCTGCGCGAGACGGACCTGTCGGTGGCCTACAGCCACATGCACACCAACCCGCACCTGTTGATCTTCGGCGCGGCCAAGTCGGGCAAGACCACCATCGCGCACGCCATCGCCCGGGCGATCTGCGCCCGCAACAGTCCCCAGCAGGTCCGCTTCATGCTCGCCGATTACCGCTCCGGGCTGCTGGACGCGGTTCCGGACACCCATCTGCTGGCCGCCGGCGCGATCAACCGCAACAGCGCGAGCCTGGACGAGGCGGTCAAGGCGCTGGCGGTGAACCTGAAGAAGCGGTTGCCCCCGACCGACCTGACGACGGCGCAGCTGCGCTCGCGTTCCTGGTGGAGCGGATTCGACGTGGTGCTGCTGGTCGACGATTGGCACATGATTGTCGGGGCCGCCGGCGGGATGCCGCCCATGGCACCGTTGACTCCGCTACTGCCGGCGGCGGCCGATATCGGGTTGCACATCATTGTGACCTGCCAGATGAGCCAGGCGTACAAGGCGACCATGGACAAGTTCGTGGGCGCGGCATTCGGGTCGGGCGCGCCGACAATGTTCCTTTCCGGCGAGAAGCAAGAATTCCCGTCCAGCGAGTTCAAGGTCAAACGGCGCCCCCCTGGCCAGGCATTTTTGGTTTCCCCGGAGGGCAAAGAGGTCATCCAGGCCCCCTACATCGAGCCTGTAGAAGAAGTGTTCGCAGCACCCCCAAGCGCCGGTTAA
- a CDS encoding PPE family protein, with translation MLWHAMPPELNTARLMAGAGPAPMLAAAMGWEALAAALDAQAVELTARLNSLGEAWTGGSSDKAIAAAKPMVTWLQSASAQAKVRAMQATAQAAAYTQAMATTPSLPEIAANHITRAVLVATNFFGINTVPIAVNEMDYFIRMWNQAALAMDVYQAETIANTLFEKLEPMTAILDPSTSQGMTSSPLLGMASKATGVPAGQLQETVGQVAEMTGPMQQLTQPMQQVTSLFSQVGSSSGGPGSGLGDDEAAQMGLLGASPLSNHPLAGGSGASVGAGLLRADALPGAGGTLARTPLMAGLIEKPAGPAVMPAAAAGSSATGGAAPVGAGALGQGAGSGGSTRPGLTAPAPLTKERDDHGDEDWDDQDDW, from the coding sequence ATGCTGTGGCATGCAATGCCACCGGAGCTGAACACCGCACGGCTGATGGCCGGCGCGGGCCCGGCTCCGATGCTGGCGGCAGCCATGGGATGGGAGGCGCTTGCGGCGGCCCTGGACGCTCAGGCCGTCGAGCTGACCGCGCGCCTGAACTCGCTGGGAGAGGCGTGGACCGGCGGCAGCAGCGACAAGGCGATCGCGGCCGCCAAGCCGATGGTGACCTGGCTGCAGAGCGCGTCGGCGCAGGCGAAGGTGCGCGCGATGCAGGCCACGGCGCAGGCCGCCGCCTACACCCAGGCGATGGCGACCACACCGTCGTTGCCGGAAATCGCGGCGAACCACATCACCAGGGCGGTGCTGGTGGCCACCAACTTCTTCGGCATCAACACGGTGCCGATCGCCGTCAACGAGATGGACTACTTCATCCGGATGTGGAACCAGGCCGCCCTGGCCATGGACGTCTACCAGGCGGAGACCATCGCCAACACGCTGTTCGAAAAGCTCGAACCGATGACCGCGATCCTCGATCCCAGCACCAGCCAAGGCATGACGTCCAGCCCGCTGCTGGGGATGGCGTCCAAAGCCACCGGTGTGCCCGCTGGCCAGCTGCAGGAAACGGTCGGACAGGTCGCCGAGATGACCGGCCCGATGCAGCAGCTGACCCAGCCGATGCAGCAGGTGACGTCGCTGTTCAGCCAGGTGGGCAGTTCCAGCGGCGGGCCCGGCAGCGGGCTTGGCGACGACGAAGCCGCCCAGATGGGCCTACTCGGTGCCAGTCCGCTGTCCAACCACCCGTTGGCGGGCGGATCGGGCGCAAGCGTGGGCGCGGGACTGCTGCGCGCGGATGCCCTACCCGGCGCCGGAGGGACGTTGGCGCGCACGCCGCTGATGGCCGGCCTGATCGAAAAGCCCGCCGGTCCCGCGGTGATGCCGGCGGCGGCCGCCGGATCCTCGGCCACCGGCGGCGCGGCCCCGGTGGGCGCCGGCGCGCTGGGTCAGGGCGCCGGCTCCGGCGGCTCGACCAGGCCAGGGCTGACGGCACCGGCGCCGCTCACCAAGGAGCGCGACGACCATGGCGACGAAGATTGGGACGACCAGGACGACTGGTGA
- the esxB gene encoding type VII secretion system ESX-1 WXG100 family target CFP-10 — translation MAEMKTDAATLAQEAGNFERISGDLKTQIDQVESTAASLQSQWRGAAGTAAQAAVVRFQEAANKQKQELDEISANIRQAGVQYSKADEEQQQALSSQMGF, via the coding sequence ATGGCAGAGATGAAGACCGATGCCGCTACCCTCGCGCAGGAGGCAGGTAACTTCGAGCGGATCTCCGGCGACCTGAAGACCCAGATCGACCAGGTGGAGTCGACGGCGGCTTCGTTGCAGAGCCAGTGGCGCGGTGCCGCGGGCACGGCCGCCCAGGCCGCGGTGGTGCGCTTCCAAGAGGCGGCCAACAAGCAGAAGCAGGAACTCGACGAAATTTCGGCGAATATTCGTCAGGCCGGCGTCCAATACTCCAAGGCCGACGAGGAACAGCAGCAGGCACTGTCCTCGCAAATGGGCTTCTAA
- the esxA gene encoding type VII secretion system ESX-1 WXG100 family target ESAT-6 gives MTEQQWNFAGIEAAASAIQGNVTSIHSLLDEGKQSLTKLAAAWGGSGSEAYQGVQQKWDATATELNNALQNLARTISEAGQAMQSTEGSVTGMFA, from the coding sequence ATGACAGAACAGCAGTGGAATTTCGCGGGCATTGAGGCCGCGGCAAGCGCAATTCAGGGAAACGTCACGTCCATTCATTCCCTGCTCGACGAGGGCAAGCAGTCGCTGACCAAGCTGGCGGCGGCCTGGGGCGGTAGCGGTTCGGAGGCCTACCAGGGCGTTCAGCAGAAGTGGGACGCCACCGCTACCGAGCTCAACAACGCCCTGCAGAACCTGGCGCGCACCATCAGTGAGGCCGGTCAGGCGATGCAATCGACCGAGGGCAGCGTGACGGGGATGTTCGCGTAG
- a CDS encoding MinD/ParA family ATP-binding protein, which produces MPADYEQLFRPAEGAEPPDGETAPSYFDASPPTPTNAARPNGENPPPTSDWARQFLQAPPAAPPAAPKPPLPAMPVGGPAPAAPEPPPTPPELPRFAAEPPPAMPEPPPAPTALSGPSSRGAKPGVPPMPIGGATPAQPAPPDHQRISAEPSPPKPPWPPTPITGPPSTPPSESPQVARERPPAGGPPAGSPQPPPTPGGAAREPAPRRVRIGGPRQPPPAAEPRPEPPAPAQRRRGHRYRDEDDGDGGTPAVAVPPRPGAAEVAPTAAPRPSFAWWQQPHPAPPAAPAPGAAETPTKSPGDRVGGRHAERPAEAQPSTPAVATAPAAAPDAPAGGGRAASQTPEVGERPQITKPARLVPRHGWRRWVHTLTRINLGLSRDEKYELDLRARICRNPRGSYQIGVLGLKGGAGKTTTTVTLGNTLARVRGDRILVLDADPSAGNLADRAGRSSPSSIADLLADRRLSHYNDVRAHTSVNANNLEILPAAQYTAARRGLSGQDLRSAVDTVSKFYNLVLADCGAGLLDPVTLGVLETASAIVIVTNVSLDSARQAMIALDWLRNHGYHDLLKRACVVINHVAVGETNVSEKRLVRQFEQHVQPGRVVVLPWDEHIAAGTEIRLDLLSPVYRRRVLELAAALSDDFERAGRR; this is translated from the coding sequence ATGCCGGCCGACTACGAGCAGCTCTTTCGGCCCGCAGAAGGGGCGGAACCCCCCGACGGGGAGACCGCGCCGTCGTACTTTGACGCGAGTCCTCCCACACCGACAAACGCTGCGCGACCCAACGGCGAGAACCCGCCACCGACGTCGGACTGGGCGCGGCAATTCCTTCAAGCCCCTCCCGCCGCGCCGCCGGCCGCGCCCAAGCCGCCGTTGCCCGCCATGCCCGTCGGCGGACCAGCACCGGCAGCGCCCGAACCGCCGCCGACCCCACCGGAACTTCCCCGGTTCGCGGCCGAGCCACCGCCGGCCATGCCGGAGCCACCGCCGGCCCCGACGGCGCTCAGCGGGCCCTCGTCAAGGGGAGCCAAACCAGGCGTGCCCCCCATGCCCATCGGCGGAGCCACGCCAGCCCAGCCGGCACCGCCCGATCACCAGCGGATCTCGGCGGAACCGTCGCCGCCCAAGCCGCCCTGGCCGCCGACACCGATCACCGGTCCCCCATCAACCCCGCCCTCCGAATCCCCCCAGGTCGCCCGCGAACGCCCGCCGGCCGGCGGACCCCCCGCGGGATCCCCCCAACCGCCGCCGACCCCGGGCGGCGCAGCACGTGAGCCAGCACCACGCCGGGTCCGCATCGGTGGGCCCCGGCAACCACCGCCTGCCGCCGAACCGCGGCCGGAGCCCCCAGCCCCGGCACAACGTCGCCGCGGCCACCGCTACCGCGACGAGGACGACGGTGACGGCGGAACACCGGCGGTGGCTGTCCCGCCACGCCCGGGCGCGGCAGAGGTCGCACCCACCGCCGCCCCCCGGCCCTCGTTTGCGTGGTGGCAGCAACCTCACCCGGCACCACCCGCGGCCCCAGCACCCGGTGCGGCCGAAACCCCCACCAAGTCACCGGGTGACCGCGTCGGGGGTCGGCACGCCGAGCGACCCGCCGAGGCGCAGCCGTCGACCCCTGCCGTCGCCACCGCGCCCGCCGCGGCGCCGGACGCCCCGGCCGGCGGGGGCCGCGCCGCATCCCAGACTCCCGAAGTCGGTGAGCGGCCGCAGATCACGAAACCCGCCAGGTTGGTGCCACGCCACGGTTGGCGACGCTGGGTCCACACGTTGACACGGATCAACCTTGGCTTGAGCCGCGACGAAAAATACGAACTCGACTTGCGCGCGCGAATATGTCGAAATCCCCGCGGTTCCTACCAGATCGGGGTGCTGGGCCTCAAAGGCGGCGCCGGCAAAACGACCACGACAGTCACCTTGGGCAATACCTTGGCCCGGGTGCGCGGCGACCGGATCCTGGTGCTCGACGCGGATCCGAGCGCCGGAAACCTCGCCGACCGCGCCGGCCGCTCATCGCCGTCGTCCATCGCCGATCTGCTTGCCGACCGACGGCTTTCGCACTACAACGACGTCCGTGCACACACCAGCGTGAACGCGAACAACCTGGAAATCCTGCCCGCAGCACAGTACACCGCGGCACGGCGCGGGCTCAGCGGCCAGGACTTGCGGTCGGCGGTCGACACGGTCTCGAAGTTCTACAACCTCGTCCTGGCCGACTGTGGTGCCGGCCTGCTCGACCCGGTGACGCTGGGCGTGCTCGAAACGGCGTCCGCAATCGTGATCGTGACCAATGTGTCGCTCGACAGTGCCCGGCAGGCCATGATCGCGCTGGACTGGCTACGCAACCACGGCTACCACGATCTGCTGAAGCGGGCCTGCGTGGTGATCAACCATGTCGCGGTGGGCGAAACCAACGTCTCGGAGAAGCGGTTGGTAAGGCAGTTCGAACAACATGTTCAACCGGGCCGGGTGGTGGTCTTGCCGTGGGACGAGCACATCGCGGCCGGAACCGAAATTCGGCTTGACCTGCTCAGCCCGGTCTATCGACGCAGGGTTCTCGAACTGGCCGCGGCGCTATCCGACGATTTTGAAAGGGCTGGACGTCGTTGA
- the eccD gene encoding type VII secretion integral membrane protein EccD: protein MSAPAVAAGSTAAGAGPARPATTRVTVLTGKRMTDLVLPAAAPMETYIDETVAVLADLLDDTPPEVLAGFDFSAQGVWTFARPGFPPLKREQSLDDAGVVDGSLLTLVSASRTERYRPLVEDVIDAIAVLDESPEFDRAALNRFIAVAIPIVTLPLTVTAMWAWWATGRTPFWPLAIGIVGIAVLVGSFVAQRFYRSPRLSECLLAAAYPPIAAAAAIAVPLPRGATSLGAPQLAAAATAVFFVTLMVRGGPRRRHELASFVVIAMVAAVAAAFAYGYGYQQWVPAGAIAFGLFIVTNAAKLTVAVARIALPPIPVPGETVDNEELLDPVAAQEATNEETPTWQAIIASVPASAARLTERSKLAKQLLIGYVTAGTVILAAGAIGVLVRGHFFVHSLVVAAVIAVICGFRSRLYAERWCAWALLAAAVAIPAGLAARLSVWYPNYAWLMLTVYLAIGLVGLLVVGATAQVRRVSPVMKRILELIDGAMVASIIPLLLWITGVYDMVRNIRF from the coding sequence TTGAGCGCACCCGCCGTTGCTGCTGGCTCGACCGCCGCCGGGGCGGGGCCCGCCCGACCCGCGACCACCCGAGTGACGGTGCTCACCGGCAAACGGATGACCGATTTGGTGCTGCCGGCGGCGGCACCGATGGAGACCTACATCGACGAAACCGTCGCGGTGCTGGCCGACCTGTTGGACGACACCCCGCCGGAGGTTCTGGCCGGCTTCGACTTCTCCGCCCAGGGCGTGTGGACATTTGCCCGCCCCGGCTTCCCACCGCTGAAGCGCGAGCAATCACTCGATGACGCCGGGGTGGTCGACGGATCGCTGCTGACGCTGGTCTCGGCCAGCCGCACCGAACGGTATCGGCCACTGGTCGAGGACGTCATCGACGCGATCGCGGTGCTCGACGAATCACCCGAGTTCGACCGGGCGGCGTTGAATCGCTTCATCGCGGTGGCCATCCCGATCGTGACCCTGCCGCTCACCGTGACCGCCATGTGGGCCTGGTGGGCCACCGGGCGCACCCCGTTCTGGCCGCTGGCGATCGGCATCGTGGGCATCGCCGTGCTGGTGGGCTCGTTCGTCGCCCAGCGGTTTTACCGCAGTCCGCGTCTTTCCGAATGTTTGCTCGCCGCCGCGTACCCACCGATCGCCGCGGCCGCAGCGATCGCCGTTCCGCTGCCACGCGGGGCAACCTCGTTGGGCGCCCCCCAGCTGGCCGCCGCCGCCACGGCCGTCTTCTTCGTCACCCTGATGGTGCGGGGCGGCCCGCGGCGGCGTCACGAGTTGGCATCGTTCGTCGTCATCGCGATGGTCGCGGCGGTCGCCGCCGCGTTTGCTTACGGCTATGGCTACCAACAGTGGGTGCCCGCTGGAGCGATCGCGTTTGGGCTGTTCATCGTGACCAACGCCGCCAAGCTGACGGTCGCCGTCGCGCGCATCGCACTACCACCGATTCCCGTTCCCGGCGAGACCGTCGACAACGAGGAGCTGCTCGATCCCGTCGCCGCCCAAGAGGCCACCAACGAGGAAACGCCGACCTGGCAGGCGATCATCGCCTCGGTGCCGGCGTCGGCCGCCAGGCTCACCGAGCGCAGCAAGCTGGCCAAACAACTGTTGATTGGGTACGTGACGGCGGGCACCGTGATCCTGGCCGCCGGTGCCATCGGTGTGCTGGTGCGTGGGCACTTCTTCGTGCACAGCCTGGTCGTTGCCGCCGTTATCGCGGTGATCTGCGGATTTCGGTCGCGTCTTTACGCCGAGCGGTGGTGCGCGTGGGCGTTGCTGGCAGCGGCCGTGGCCATCCCGGCGGGGCTGGCGGCCAGGCTCAGCGTGTGGTACCCGAACTATGCCTGGCTGATGCTGACCGTCTATCTCGCGATCGGCCTGGTTGGGCTGCTCGTCGTCGGGGCGACCGCACAGGTTCGTCGCGTTTCGCCGGTGATGAAGCGGATCCTGGAGTTGATCGACGGCGCCATGGTCGCCTCGATCATTCCGCTGCTGCTGTGGATCACCGGTGTCTACGACATGGTCCGGAATATCCGGTTCTGA